Proteins encoded together in one Telopea speciosissima isolate NSW1024214 ecotype Mountain lineage chromosome 4, Tspe_v1, whole genome shotgun sequence window:
- the LOC122658666 gene encoding BRI1 kinase inhibitor 1, translating into MDTLQLPKKREKIADKEGEERPQHSPISTSPPSASSSPSHEFSFTISLHPSSTTTTTTTPDKTKSQPPPPPPSFAIDLSPADDIFFHGHLLPLHLLSHLPVSPRSSTNSFESFNLPIKDVLEDCKPNSNSSSSSSSMSTTTSTTTNSNHSSSTGGSKGRNKLKLIKSLSLFGITKWQQKGCEVSERDEEDEDGEKKKKKRKIRFDVGHILKRYVRMVRPLLIFSNGRKENNKHQFLRQNHSFSGNLSSLRGNCKQERRGGRRGGGGQFSAPASMRNSPSNSGLLIATEINTSDSTMEELHNAIQAAIAHCKNSIAMKAEEKLKC; encoded by the coding sequence ATGGACACCCTACAGCtcccaaagaagagagagaagattgcagacaaagaaggagaagaaagaccACAACACTCACCCATCTCCACTTCTCCACCTTCAgcttcctcctctccttctcatGAATTCTCCTTCACAATTTCTCTCCATCcctcatcaacaacaacaacaacaacaacacctGACAAGACAAAGTCCCAgccaccgccgccgccgccaTCATTCGCAATCGACCTTTCTCCGGCCGATGACATTTTCTTCCATGGACACCTCCTCCCTCTCCATCTCCTCTCCCATCTCCCTGTCTCTCCTCGATCTTCCACCAATTCCTTTGAAAGTTTCAATCTTCCCATCAAAGATGTATTAGAAGATTGTAAACCCAACAgtaacagcagcagcagcagcagtagtatgagcaccaccacctccaccaccactaacAGCAACCATAGTAGCAGTACTGGTGGgtcaaaaggaagaaacaaacTTAAGCTCATCAAGTCTCTCTCTTTATTTGGAATTACTAAATGGCAGCAAAAAGGGTGTGAGGTAAGTgagagagatgaagaagatgaagatggagagaagaaaaagaagaagaggaagataagATTTGATGTGGGTCATATTCTAAAGAGGTATGTAAGGATGGTTagaccactcttgatcttcagtaatggaaggaaagagaataatAAGCATCAGTTTCTTAGGCAGAATCATTCTTTTTCTGGTAATTTAAGTAGTTTGAGAGGTAATTGTAAGCAAGAGAggaggggaggaagaagagggggaggaggaCAATTCTCTGCTCCAGCTTCTATGAGAAATTCTCCTTCAAATAGTGGACTTCTTATTGCAACTGAGATTAATACAAGTGATAGCACCATGGAAGAACTTCACAATGCAATCCAAGCTGCAATTGCTCACTGCAAGAATTCCATTGCCATGAAAGCAGAAGAAAAACTCAAATGCTGA
- the LOC122658924 gene encoding uncharacterized protein LOC122658924, protein MACLDMFNTEHQGHYAPMSPRISFSNDFIDAQQMKIKYECTSREAPVAAASSDFEFSVTNNTMMTADELFFKGRLLPFKDNCTNQFQKMTLRDELLIDEEDCVGVSPKPSKGSSIKWKGLLGLKRSHNLPKKADKSTDGSMQNRAVEGKGSMLLVHEEEVPVSEASQQELLADVVRTKNSRDVEIGI, encoded by the exons ATGGCATGCTTAGACATGTTCAACACAGAGCACCAAGGTCACTATGCTCCCATGAGCCCTAGAATCTCTTTCTCAAATGATTTCATAGATGCCCAACAAATGAAGATCAAGTATGAATGCACTTCCAGAGAAGCACCTGTGGCTGCTGCTTCATCTGATTTCGAATTCTCTGTCACCAACAACACTATGATGACAGCAGATGAGctcttcttcaagggtaggttGTTACCCTTCAAGGATAACTGTACCAACCAGTTTCAGAAGATGACATTGAGAGATGAGCTCCTCATCGATGAAGAAGACTGTGTTGGTGTATCTCCAAAGCCCTCCAAGGGTTCTTCCATTAAGTGGAAAGGGCTTTTGGGTCTGAAGAGATCCCACAATCTTCCCAAGAAAGCTGATAAGAGTACTGATGGGTCTATGCAGAACAGAGCTGTAGAAGGAAAAGGGTCTATGTTGTTGGTTCATGAAGAGGAGGTGCCAGTTAGTGAAGCTTCACAACAG GAACTTTTGGCAGATGTAGTGAGGACTAAAAATTCAAGAGATGTGGAGATTGGGATTTAA